A genomic region of Caenorhabditis elegans chromosome V contains the following coding sequences:
- the srh-2 gene encoding Serpentine Receptor, class H (Confirmed by transcript evidence) codes for MMETSYDRRALVLWFRRCSEAPNCGGAPAGKADFYGNIVGVGTCDIALDFLKSSHFFEVLAKSPLALLHFHFCGKCGILMEIHTGATWKISTSFPFPLCSNGFLGEYGPECFLILVVILIYNGLACIFIFLYRMEVASKHTAPTMLYKITHFQTYLLYFLLVMLSGITVFMYPVLKEQLDYKQRLEMKVGPIPTFMLCDSCVFMIYDSPIFLIWFLVAYICIALAYIILFSSGIVTYKALKVSRASAAVRKIQKNIFMSLVVSTITHLGLLFIPLATFFMLSLLVPEWSKSSIVKYTSDFMVIMIQQHGAVSAVTMFLTNNLLRRTAKQLFYTEMS; via the exons ATGATGGAGACGAGCTATGATCGAAGGGCACTGGTACTTTGGTTCCGAAGATGCTCGGAGGCACCTAATT GTGGAGGAGCGCCAGCGGGGAAAGCG GATTTCTATGGAAATATTGTAGGagtcggaacatgcgacattgctttggattttctcaaaagctcacattttttcgaagttttggcaaaatccccactggcccTACTTCATTTTCACTTCTGTGGAAAATG cggaattttaatggaaattcaTACCGGAGCCACTTGGAAAATCTCCACCAGCTTTCCGTTTCCGTTGTGCTCCAATGGTTTTTTGGGAGAATACGGTCCGGAATGTTTTCTGATTCTTGTTGTCATCCTAATTTATAACGGTCTAGCATGCATATTCATATTCCTCTACCGAATGGAGGTAGCCAGCAAGCATACGGCACCAACTATGTTGTACAAAATCACACATTTTCAAACGtatcttttgtattttttgctaGTGATGTTATCTGGAATAACTGTTTTTATGTATCCAGTTTTGAAGGAACAACTGGATTATAAACAAAGACTGGAAATg AAAGTCGGACCGATTCCAACATTTATGCTGTGCGATAGCTGTGTCTTTATGATTTACGACTCTCCTATATTCCTAATTTGGTTCCTTGTAGCGTACATCTGCATAGCGCTGGCTTACATAATATTGTTTAGCTCCGGGATTGTGACCTACAAAGCTTTGAAAGTGAGCCGAGCATCTGCAGCcgttagaaaaattcagaagaacATTTTCATGAGCCTGGTGGTGTCg acaattaCTCACCTTGGCCTACTATTTATACCACTGGCTACATTTTTCATGCTCTCCCTACTTGTGCCCGAATGGAGCAAAAGCTCGATTGTAAAAT acactAGTGATTTTATGGTGATTATGATTCAACAACACGGCGCAGTTTCCGCGGTGACCATGTTTCTGACGAATAATTTATTAAGGAGAACCGCGAAGCAATTATTTTACACTGAAATGAGTTGA
- the srh-2 gene encoding Serpentine Receptor, class H (Confirmed by transcript evidence), producing MMETSYDRRALVLWFRRCSEAPNCGGAPAGKAESEHATLLWIFSKAHIFSKFWQNPHWPYFIFTSVENAYICIALAYIILFSSGIVTYKALKVSRASAAVRKIQKNIFMSLVVSTITHLGLLFIPLATFFMLSLLVPEWSKSSIVKYTSDFMVIMIQQHGAVSAVTMFLTNNLLRRTAKQLFYTEMS from the exons ATGATGGAGACGAGCTATGATCGAAGGGCACTGGTACTTTGGTTCCGAAGATGCTCGGAGGCACCTAATT GTGGAGGAGCGCCAGCGGGGAAAGCG GagtcggaacatgcgacattgctttggattttctcaaaagctcacattttttcgaagttttggcaaaatccccactggcccTACTTCATTTTCACTTCTGTGGAAAATG CGTACATCTGCATAGCGCTGGCTTACATAATATTGTTTAGCTCCGGGATTGTGACCTACAAAGCTTTGAAAGTGAGCCGAGCATCTGCAGCcgttagaaaaattcagaagaacATTTTCATGAGCCTGGTGGTGTCg acaattaCTCACCTTGGCCTACTATTTATACCACTGGCTACATTTTTCATGCTCTCCCTACTTGTGCCCGAATGGAGCAAAAGCTCGATTGTAAAAT acactAGTGATTTTATGGTGATTATGATTCAACAACACGGCGCAGTTTCCGCGGTGACCATGTTTCTGACGAATAATTTATTAAGGAGAACCGCGAAGCAATTATTTTACACTGAAATGAGTTGA
- the srh-2 gene encoding Serpentine Receptor, class H (Confirmed by transcript evidence), with amino-acid sequence MMETSYDRRALVLWFRRCSEAPNCGGAPAGKAVKTTQMESEHATLLWIFSKAHIFSKFWQNPHWPYFIFTSVENAYICIALAYIILFSSGIVTYKALKVSRASAAVRKIQKNIFMSLVVSTITHLGLLFIPLATFFMLSLLVPEWSKSSIVKYTSDFMVIMIQQHGAVSAVTMFLTNNLLRRTAKQLFYTEMS; translated from the exons ATGATGGAGACGAGCTATGATCGAAGGGCACTGGTACTTTGGTTCCGAAGATGCTCGGAGGCACCTAATT GTGGAGGAGCGCCAGCGGGGAAAGCGGTAAAAACTACTCAAATG GagtcggaacatgcgacattgctttggattttctcaaaagctcacattttttcgaagttttggcaaaatccccactggcccTACTTCATTTTCACTTCTGTGGAAAATG CGTACATCTGCATAGCGCTGGCTTACATAATATTGTTTAGCTCCGGGATTGTGACCTACAAAGCTTTGAAAGTGAGCCGAGCATCTGCAGCcgttagaaaaattcagaagaacATTTTCATGAGCCTGGTGGTGTCg acaattaCTCACCTTGGCCTACTATTTATACCACTGGCTACATTTTTCATGCTCTCCCTACTTGTGCCCGAATGGAGCAAAAGCTCGATTGTAAAAT acactAGTGATTTTATGGTGATTATGATTCAACAACACGGCGCAGTTTCCGCGGTGACCATGTTTCTGACGAATAATTTATTAAGGAGAACCGCGAAGCAATTATTTTACACTGAAATGAGTTGA
- the srh-2 gene encoding G protein-coupled receptor (Confirmed by transcript evidence): protein MMETSYDRRALVLWFRRCSEAPNCGGAPAGKADFYGNIVGVGTCDIALDFLKSSHFFEVLAKSPLALLHFHFCGKCSGIVTYKALKVSRASAAVRKIQKNIFMSLVVSTITHLGLLFIPLATFFMLSLLVPEWSKSSIVKYTSDFMVIMIQQHGAVSAVTMFLTNNLLRRTAKQLFYTEMS from the exons ATGATGGAGACGAGCTATGATCGAAGGGCACTGGTACTTTGGTTCCGAAGATGCTCGGAGGCACCTAATT GTGGAGGAGCGCCAGCGGGGAAAGCG GATTTCTATGGAAATATTGTAGGagtcggaacatgcgacattgctttggattttctcaaaagctcacattttttcgaagttttggcaaaatccccactggcccTACTTCATTTTCACTTCTGTGGAAAATG CTCCGGGATTGTGACCTACAAAGCTTTGAAAGTGAGCCGAGCATCTGCAGCcgttagaaaaattcagaagaacATTTTCATGAGCCTGGTGGTGTCg acaattaCTCACCTTGGCCTACTATTTATACCACTGGCTACATTTTTCATGCTCTCCCTACTTGTGCCCGAATGGAGCAAAAGCTCGATTGTAAAAT acactAGTGATTTTATGGTGATTATGATTCAACAACACGGCGCAGTTTCCGCGGTGACCATGTTTCTGACGAATAATTTATTAAGGAGAACCGCGAAGCAATTATTTTACACTGAAATGAGTTGA
- the srh-2 gene encoding Serpentine Receptor, class H (Confirmed by transcript evidence): MMETSYDRRALVLWFRRCSEAPNCGGAPAGKAVKTTQMDFYGNIVGVGTCDIALDFLKSSHFFEVLAKSPLALLHFHFCGKCGILMEIHTGATWKISTSFPFPLCSNGFLGEYGPECFLILVVILIYNGLACIFIFLYRMEVASKHTAPTMLYKITHFQTYLLYFLLVMLSGITVFMYPVLKEQLDYKQRLEMKVGPIPTFMLCDSCVFMIYDSPIFLIWFLVAYICIALAYIILFSSGIVTYKALKVSRASAAVRKIQKNIFMSLVVSTITHLGLLFIPLATFFMLSLLVPEWSKSSIVKYTSDFMVIMIQQHGAVSAVTMFLTNNLLRRTAKQLFYTEMS, translated from the exons ATGATGGAGACGAGCTATGATCGAAGGGCACTGGTACTTTGGTTCCGAAGATGCTCGGAGGCACCTAATT GTGGAGGAGCGCCAGCGGGGAAAGCGGTAAAAACTACTCAAATG GATTTCTATGGAAATATTGTAGGagtcggaacatgcgacattgctttggattttctcaaaagctcacattttttcgaagttttggcaaaatccccactggcccTACTTCATTTTCACTTCTGTGGAAAATG cggaattttaatggaaattcaTACCGGAGCCACTTGGAAAATCTCCACCAGCTTTCCGTTTCCGTTGTGCTCCAATGGTTTTTTGGGAGAATACGGTCCGGAATGTTTTCTGATTCTTGTTGTCATCCTAATTTATAACGGTCTAGCATGCATATTCATATTCCTCTACCGAATGGAGGTAGCCAGCAAGCATACGGCACCAACTATGTTGTACAAAATCACACATTTTCAAACGtatcttttgtattttttgctaGTGATGTTATCTGGAATAACTGTTTTTATGTATCCAGTTTTGAAGGAACAACTGGATTATAAACAAAGACTGGAAATg AAAGTCGGACCGATTCCAACATTTATGCTGTGCGATAGCTGTGTCTTTATGATTTACGACTCTCCTATATTCCTAATTTGGTTCCTTGTAGCGTACATCTGCATAGCGCTGGCTTACATAATATTGTTTAGCTCCGGGATTGTGACCTACAAAGCTTTGAAAGTGAGCCGAGCATCTGCAGCcgttagaaaaattcagaagaacATTTTCATGAGCCTGGTGGTGTCg acaattaCTCACCTTGGCCTACTATTTATACCACTGGCTACATTTTTCATGCTCTCCCTACTTGTGCCCGAATGGAGCAAAAGCTCGATTGTAAAAT acactAGTGATTTTATGGTGATTATGATTCAACAACACGGCGCAGTTTCCGCGGTGACCATGTTTCTGACGAATAATTTATTAAGGAGAACCGCGAAGCAATTATTTTACACTGAAATGAGTTGA
- the srh-2 gene encoding G protein-coupled receptor (Confirmed by transcript evidence) produces MMETSYDRRALVLWFRRCSEAPNCGGAPAGKAVKTTQMDFYGNIVGVGTCDIALDFLKSSHFFEVLAKSPLALLHFHFCGKCSGIVTYKALKVSRASAAVRKIQKNIFMSLVVSTITHLGLLFIPLATFFMLSLLVPEWSKSSIVKYTSDFMVIMIQQHGAVSAVTMFLTNNLLRRTAKQLFYTEMS; encoded by the exons ATGATGGAGACGAGCTATGATCGAAGGGCACTGGTACTTTGGTTCCGAAGATGCTCGGAGGCACCTAATT GTGGAGGAGCGCCAGCGGGGAAAGCGGTAAAAACTACTCAAATG GATTTCTATGGAAATATTGTAGGagtcggaacatgcgacattgctttggattttctcaaaagctcacattttttcgaagttttggcaaaatccccactggcccTACTTCATTTTCACTTCTGTGGAAAATG CTCCGGGATTGTGACCTACAAAGCTTTGAAAGTGAGCCGAGCATCTGCAGCcgttagaaaaattcagaagaacATTTTCATGAGCCTGGTGGTGTCg acaattaCTCACCTTGGCCTACTATTTATACCACTGGCTACATTTTTCATGCTCTCCCTACTTGTGCCCGAATGGAGCAAAAGCTCGATTGTAAAAT acactAGTGATTTTATGGTGATTATGATTCAACAACACGGCGCAGTTTCCGCGGTGACCATGTTTCTGACGAATAATTTATTAAGGAGAACCGCGAAGCAATTATTTTACACTGAAATGAGTTGA
- the srh-2 gene encoding Serpentine Receptor, class H (Confirmed by transcript evidence): MDFYGNIVGVGTCDIALDFLKSSHFFEVLAKSPLALLHFHFCGKCGILMEIHTGATWKISTSFPFPLCSNGFLGEYGPECFLILVVILIYNGLACIFIFLYRMEVASKHTAPTMLYKITHFQTYLLYFLLVMLSGITVFMYPVLKEQLDYKQRLEMKVGPIPTFMLCDSCVFMIYDSPIFLIWFLVAYICIALAYIILFSSGIVTYKALKVSRASAAVRKIQKNIFMSLVVSTITHLGLLFIPLATFFMLSLLVPEWSKSSIVKYTSDFMVIMIQQHGAVSAVTMFLTNNLLRRTAKQLFYTEMS; the protein is encoded by the exons ATG GATTTCTATGGAAATATTGTAGGagtcggaacatgcgacattgctttggattttctcaaaagctcacattttttcgaagttttggcaaaatccccactggcccTACTTCATTTTCACTTCTGTGGAAAATG cggaattttaatggaaattcaTACCGGAGCCACTTGGAAAATCTCCACCAGCTTTCCGTTTCCGTTGTGCTCCAATGGTTTTTTGGGAGAATACGGTCCGGAATGTTTTCTGATTCTTGTTGTCATCCTAATTTATAACGGTCTAGCATGCATATTCATATTCCTCTACCGAATGGAGGTAGCCAGCAAGCATACGGCACCAACTATGTTGTACAAAATCACACATTTTCAAACGtatcttttgtattttttgctaGTGATGTTATCTGGAATAACTGTTTTTATGTATCCAGTTTTGAAGGAACAACTGGATTATAAACAAAGACTGGAAATg AAAGTCGGACCGATTCCAACATTTATGCTGTGCGATAGCTGTGTCTTTATGATTTACGACTCTCCTATATTCCTAATTTGGTTCCTTGTAGCGTACATCTGCATAGCGCTGGCTTACATAATATTGTTTAGCTCCGGGATTGTGACCTACAAAGCTTTGAAAGTGAGCCGAGCATCTGCAGCcgttagaaaaattcagaagaacATTTTCATGAGCCTGGTGGTGTCg acaattaCTCACCTTGGCCTACTATTTATACCACTGGCTACATTTTTCATGCTCTCCCTACTTGTGCCCGAATGGAGCAAAAGCTCGATTGTAAAAT acactAGTGATTTTATGGTGATTATGATTCAACAACACGGCGCAGTTTCCGCGGTGACCATGTTTCTGACGAATAATTTATTAAGGAGAACCGCGAAGCAATTATTTTACACTGAAATGAGTTGA
- the srh-2 gene encoding Serpentine Receptor, class H (Partially confirmed by transcript evidence), whose protein sequence is MESEHATLLWIFSKAHIFSKFWQNPHWPYFIFTSVENAYICIALAYIILFSSGIVTYKALKVSRASAAVRKIQKNIFMSLVVSTITHLGLLFIPLATFFMLSLLVPEWSKSSIVKYTSDFMVIMIQQHGAVSAVTMFLTNNLLRRTAKQLFYTEMS, encoded by the exons ATG GagtcggaacatgcgacattgctttggattttctcaaaagctcacattttttcgaagttttggcaaaatccccactggcccTACTTCATTTTCACTTCTGTGGAAAATG CGTACATCTGCATAGCGCTGGCTTACATAATATTGTTTAGCTCCGGGATTGTGACCTACAAAGCTTTGAAAGTGAGCCGAGCATCTGCAGCcgttagaaaaattcagaagaacATTTTCATGAGCCTGGTGGTGTCg acaattaCTCACCTTGGCCTACTATTTATACCACTGGCTACATTTTTCATGCTCTCCCTACTTGTGCCCGAATGGAGCAAAAGCTCGATTGTAAAAT acactAGTGATTTTATGGTGATTATGATTCAACAACACGGCGCAGTTTCCGCGGTGACCATGTTTCTGACGAATAATTTATTAAGGAGAACCGCGAAGCAATTATTTTACACTGAAATGAGTTGA
- the srh-2 gene encoding G protein-coupled receptor (Partially confirmed by transcript evidence), with amino-acid sequence MDFYGNIVGVGTCDIALDFLKSSHFFEVLAKSPLALLHFHFCGKCSGIVTYKALKVSRASAAVRKIQKNIFMSLVVSTITHLGLLFIPLATFFMLSLLVPEWSKSSIVKYTSDFMVIMIQQHGAVSAVTMFLTNNLLRRTAKQLFYTEMS; translated from the exons ATG GATTTCTATGGAAATATTGTAGGagtcggaacatgcgacattgctttggattttctcaaaagctcacattttttcgaagttttggcaaaatccccactggcccTACTTCATTTTCACTTCTGTGGAAAATG CTCCGGGATTGTGACCTACAAAGCTTTGAAAGTGAGCCGAGCATCTGCAGCcgttagaaaaattcagaagaacATTTTCATGAGCCTGGTGGTGTCg acaattaCTCACCTTGGCCTACTATTTATACCACTGGCTACATTTTTCATGCTCTCCCTACTTGTGCCCGAATGGAGCAAAAGCTCGATTGTAAAAT acactAGTGATTTTATGGTGATTATGATTCAACAACACGGCGCAGTTTCCGCGGTGACCATGTTTCTGACGAATAATTTATTAAGGAGAACCGCGAAGCAATTATTTTACACTGAAATGAGTTGA
- the srh-2 gene encoding Serpentine Receptor, class H (Confirmed by transcript evidence): MEIHTGATWKISTSFPFPLCSNGFLGEYGPECFLILVVILIYNGLACIFIFLYRMEVASKHTAPTMLYKITHFQTYLLYFLLVMLSGITVFMYPVLKEQLDYKQRLEMKVGPIPTFMLCDSCVFMIYDSPIFLIWFLVAYICIALAYIILFSSGIVTYKALKVSRASAAVRKIQKNIFMSLVVSTITHLGLLFIPLATFFMLSLLVPEWSKSSIVKYTSDFMVIMIQQHGAVSAVTMFLTNNLLRRTAKQLFYTEMS; encoded by the exons atggaaattcaTACCGGAGCCACTTGGAAAATCTCCACCAGCTTTCCGTTTCCGTTGTGCTCCAATGGTTTTTTGGGAGAATACGGTCCGGAATGTTTTCTGATTCTTGTTGTCATCCTAATTTATAACGGTCTAGCATGCATATTCATATTCCTCTACCGAATGGAGGTAGCCAGCAAGCATACGGCACCAACTATGTTGTACAAAATCACACATTTTCAAACGtatcttttgtattttttgctaGTGATGTTATCTGGAATAACTGTTTTTATGTATCCAGTTTTGAAGGAACAACTGGATTATAAACAAAGACTGGAAATg AAAGTCGGACCGATTCCAACATTTATGCTGTGCGATAGCTGTGTCTTTATGATTTACGACTCTCCTATATTCCTAATTTGGTTCCTTGTAGCGTACATCTGCATAGCGCTGGCTTACATAATATTGTTTAGCTCCGGGATTGTGACCTACAAAGCTTTGAAAGTGAGCCGAGCATCTGCAGCcgttagaaaaattcagaagaacATTTTCATGAGCCTGGTGGTGTCg acaattaCTCACCTTGGCCTACTATTTATACCACTGGCTACATTTTTCATGCTCTCCCTACTTGTGCCCGAATGGAGCAAAAGCTCGATTGTAAAAT acactAGTGATTTTATGGTGATTATGATTCAACAACACGGCGCAGTTTCCGCGGTGACCATGTTTCTGACGAATAATTTATTAAGGAGAACCGCGAAGCAATTATTTTACACTGAAATGAGTTGA
- the srj-25 gene encoding Serpentine Receptor, class J (Predicted) has protein sequence MRTSWAHYCVPKFNGFCSFLVNPLFIYLIFDDTKLMLGNYRWLLLFFAIFNMTCSVADMLVPVCVHNYRHAHAVFISGGPFENYSELNQLLLAVRCGFIGTTYGILHAHFAYRFLVLFRNKQLSNYFIPYGLLITIFYCLFHLSFWTITCYFYIGADLERKIYMQDPIMDIYDVESAKINMIVALYKDGSEIAIRKSITGIIANTILSVASVLIYTIIGFLIIRKLRSNTLLMSKKTKRLQDQLMRALIVQSVIPSFVSFAPTMASWYEPIIGFHLGRAVYYTASVLVSTFPFFDPTAIIFFIPSFRAKCINFGKNLITLGKAGKKSKGNNTAQVISRNRLQLS, from the exons ATGCGCACAAGCTGGGCCCACTATTGCGTTCCAAAATTCAATGGATTTTGCTCTTTCTTGGTGAATCCACTTTTCATTTATCTGATTTTCGATGATACAAAGTTGATGTTGGGCAACTATCGTTGGCTGCTGctgttttttgcaatattcaaCATGACTTGCTCGGTGGCCGACATGCTTGTCCCGGTg tgcgTTCATAATTACCGGCATGCCCATGCAGTTTTCATATCTGGCGGACCGTTCGAAAAT TACTCAGAACTGAATCAGTTGTTACTGGCAGTTAGATGTGGATTCATAGGCACCACCTATGGAATACTCCACGCGCATTTTGCATATCGATTCTTGGTTTTATTCAG AAACAAGCAGCTGAGTAATTACTTCATACCATATGGATTGttgattacaattttttactgCCTTTTTCACTTGAGTTTCTGGACAATt acatgcTATTTTTATATAGGAGCTGATTTGGAGCGGAAAATTTACATGCAAGATCCGATAATGGATATTTATGATGTAGAATCTGCAAAGATTAACATGATTGTAGCTCTTTACAAG GACGGAAGTGAAATTGCGATACGAAAATCAATAACTGGAATAATTGCAAACACAATTTTATCGGTGGCATCTGTGCTGATCTATACgattattggatttttaatcATTCGTAAATTACGAAGCAACACGCTTCTAATGAGCAAGAAGACAAAAAGGCTGCAAGATCAACTCATGAGAGCCTTAATTGTGCAGTCCGTAATCCCGTCATTTGTCAGTTTTGCTCCAACTATGGCGTCCTGGTATGAGCCAATCATTGGCTTTCATCTAGGGAG AGCAGTTTACTACACTGCCTCAGTTCTAGTCTCtacatttccattttttgaccCAACCGCCATAATTTTCTTTATACCGTCGTTTCGAGCAAAATGCataaactttggaaaaaatcttattACGCTAGGAAAGGCTGGGAAGAAATCGAAGGGAAACAATACCGCTCAAGTGATTTCAAGGAATCGATTACAGTTGTCTTAG